A region of the Sesamum indicum cultivar Zhongzhi No. 13 unplaced genomic scaffold, S_indicum_v1.0 scaffold00212, whole genome shotgun sequence genome:
tgaaaatttagctgttttgcacggttttattaaagcaagttcgtttcccttttacactgacttgtagttatgattacgcttaccaaatttaccacacaaatgcatgggtcaagacctacgtttggttcgtgtttcgtggaattctgagaacattcaaaatttagctgttttgcatggttttagtaaagcaacttcgtttcccttatacactaacttttatttattattacgctttgcaaatttacgacacaaatgcatgggtgtagaccaatgtttggatcaagtttcgttgaattctaagaacattcaaaatttagcagttttgcacggttttattaaagcaagttctttttccttttacaccaACTTCTTGTTATTagtaagcttagcaaatttaccacacaaatgcatgggcctatgtttgggtcaatttcgtggaattctgagaacgttcaaaatttaactgttttggtcgtttttattaaagcaagttcgtctcccttttacacaaacttgtagttattattacgctttccgaatttaccacacaattgcatgagtttagacctacgtttgggtcaagtttcgtgcaattctaagaacgttcaaaatttagctgttttggacggctttattaaagcaaattcgtttcacgtttacactaacttgtagttattattaagcttagcaaatttaccacacaaatgcatgggtctagacctacatttgggtcaagtttccgtGGAAtcctatgaacgttcaatatttagctgttttgaacggtttattaaagcaagttcgtttccatttatacactaacttgtaattattattacaattagcaaatttaccacacaaatgcatgggtcatgtttcgtggaattctgagaacgtttaaaactAAGCAGTTTTTCACGATTTTtctaaagcaagttcgtttcccttttaaactaacttgtagttattattatgcttagcaaatttactacacaaatagATGGagctagaccaacgtttgggtcaagtttccgtGGAAtcctatgaacgttcaatacttagctgttttgcacggtttagaAACATTTTTCCTAATGTTGTCACGTACACTACTCTCGTAGATGGTTACAGCTTGGTTGGGCAAATTGATAAAGCAAGAAAACTACTTGACTCCATGCCAGGTAAAGGTTTGAAGCCTTGTATCATCAGCTATTGTAGCTTGATCAATGGATATTGCAAGAATGGAAAGGTAGAGGAATGACACAGTGAACCaataatgatattatataattgaacatTAGGTCGCAAACCTTTACAAGGGAGGCTATTGAAAAGATCTCTTGCAATCTCAACTTTTCCATCCTTGCACAATCCATGGATGAGTATACTGTATGTAGTTTTGTCAGGATTAACACCTTGTTCCTCCATTATCTGTAGGAAACAAAATGCTTCATCAATCTGCTTGTTCATGCACAAGCCATTCAACAAGGTATTGTAAGTCACTACATCGGGAATTAGTTGATGAGTGTGCATATCTTTGAAAAGCTTCAATCCATCAGCACATCTACCTGCACAAAATAATCCTTGTAGCATGGTGTTATAGGTAACTACATCGTAATCTAACCCTTGACGAGGAACTTCGAGGAAAAGGCCCCAAGCTTCCTCTACCTTTCCATTCTTGCAATATCCGTTGATCAAGCTACTATAGCTAACGATAGAAGGCTTCAAACCCTTACCTGGCATGGAGTCAAGTAGTTTTCTTGCTTTATCAATTTGCCCAACCAGGCTGTAACCATCTACGAGAGTAGTGTACGTGACAACATCAGGAAAAATGTTTCTTTGCATCATAATTTCAACAACATCCTCAGCCTCTTTGACCAGTCCTTCCTTGCAAAATGCATCCACCAATATATTGAAAGTAATCACATTTAGAGATATCTTGTNNNNNNNNNNNNNNNNNNNNNNNNNNNNNNNNNNNNNNNNNNNNNNNNNNNNNNNNNNNNNNNNNNNNNNNNNNNNNNNNNNNNNNNNNNNNNNNNNNNNNNNNNNNNNNNNNNNNNNNNNNNNNNNNNNNNNNNNNNNNNNNNNNNNNNNNNNNNNNNNNNNNNNNgtttcgtggaattatgagaacgtctAAAACTaagcagttttgcacgatttttctaaagcaagttcgttttccttttacactaacttgtagttattattacgcttagcaaatttactacacaaatacatgggactagaccaacgtttgggtcaagtttcgtggaattctatgaacgttcaatatttatctgttttgaacggtttattaaagcaagttcgtttccatttatacactaacttgtaattattattacacttagcaaatttaccacacaaatgcatgggtcaagaccctagacctacatttgggtcaagtttcgcggaattctgagaacgtatAAAAGTaagcagttttgcacgatttttttaaagcaagttcgtttcccttttaccctaacttgtagttattattatgcttagaaaatttaccacacaaatgcatgggactagacctacgtttggttcaagtttcgtcgaattgtgagaacgttgaaaatttagttgttttgcacggttttattaaagcaagttcgtttcccttttacactgacttgtagttattattacgcttagcaaatttaccacacaaatgcatgggtcaagacctacgtttggttcgagtttcgtggaattctgagaacattcaaaatttagttgttttgcatggttttagtaaagaaagttcgtttcccttatacactaacttttatttattattacgctttgcaaatttacgacacaaatgcatgggtgtagaccaacgtttgggtcaagtttcgttgaattctaagaacattcaaaatttagctgttttgcacggttttattaaagcaagatatttttccttttacaccaACTtcatgttattattacgcttagcaaatttaccacacaaatgcatgggcctacttttgggtcaagtttcgtggaattctgagaatgttcaaaatttaactgttttgctcggttttattaaagcaagttcgtctcccttttacacaaacttgtacttattattacgtttttcgaatttaccacacaaatgcatgagtttagacctacgtttgggtcaagtttcgtgcaattctaagaacgttcaaaatttagctgttttggacggctttgttaaagcaaattcgtttcacgtttacactaacttgtagttattattacgcttagcaaatttactacacaaatacatgggactagaaacgtttgggtcaagtttcgtggaattctaggAACGTTCAAtacttagctgttttgcacggtttattaaagcaagttcgcttccatttttacactaacttgtaattattattacacttagcaaatttaccacacaaatgcatgggtctagacatacatttgggacaagtttcgtggaattatgagaacgtcgAAAACTaagcagttttgcacgatttttctaaagcaagttcgtttcccttttacactgacttgtagttattattacgcttagcaaatttacNNNNNNNNNNNNNNNNNNNNNNNNNNNNNNNNNNNNNNNNNNNNNNNNNNNNNNNNNNNNNNNNNNNNNNNNNNNNNNNNNNNNNNNNNNNNNNNNNNNNNNNNNNNNNNNNNNNNNNNNNNNNNNNNNNNNNNNNNNNNNNNNNNNNNNNNNNNNNNNNNNNNNNNNNNNNNNNNNNNNNNNNNNNNNNNNNNNNNNNNNNNNNNNNNNNNNNNNNNNNNNNNNNNNNNNNNNNNNNNNNNNNNNNNNNNNNNNNNNNNNNNNNNNNNNNNNNNNNNNNNNNNNNNNNNNNNNNNNNNNNNNNNNNNNNNNNNNNNNNNNNNNNNNNNNNNNNNNNNNNNNNNNNNNNNNNNNNNNNNNNNNNNNNNNNNNNNNNNNNNNNNNNNNNNNNNNNNNNNNNNNNNNNNNNNNNNNNNNNNNNNNNNNNNNNNNNNNNNNNNNNNNNNNNNNNNNNNNNNNNNNNNNNNNNNNNNNNNNNNNNNNNNNNNNNNNNNNNNNNNNNNNNNNNNNNNNNNNNNNNNNNNNNNNNNNNNNNNNNNNgcagttttgcacgatttttttaaagcaagttcgtttcccttttacactaacttgtggttattattatgcttaacaaatttaccacacaaatgcatgagactagacctacgtttggttcaagtttcgtcgaattgtgagaacgttgaaaatttagctgttttgtacggttttataaaagcaagttcgtttcccttttacactgacttgtagttattattacgcttagcaaatttaccacacaaatgcatgggtcaagacctacgtttggttcgaGTTTCGTGGCATTcggagaacattcaaaatttagctgttttgcatggttttagtaaagcaagttcttttcccttatacactaacttttatttattattacgctttgcaaatttacgacacaaatgcatgggtgtagaccaacgtttggatcaagtttcgttgaattctaagaacattcaaaatttagctgttttgcacggttttattaaagcaagttctttttccttttacaccaACTTCTTGTTAttagtacgcttagcaaatttaccacacaaatgcatgggcctacgtttgggccaatttcgtggaattctgagaacgttcaaaatttaactgttttcgtcgtttttattaaagcaagttcatctcccttttacacaaacttgtagttattattacgctttccgaatttaccacacaaatgcattcgtttagacctacgtttgggtcaagtttcgtgcaattctaagaacgttcaaaatttagctgttttgcacggttttactaaagcaaattcgtttcacgtttacactaacttgtagttattattacgcttagcaaatttactacacaaatacatgggactagaccaacgtttgggtcaagtttcgtggaattctatgaacgttcaatatttagctgttttgaacggtttattaaagcaagttcgtttccatttatacactaacttgtaattattgttacacttagcaaatttaccacacaaatgcatgggtctagacctacatttgggtcatgtttcatggaattctgagaaaacgTTTAAAACTaagcagttttgcacgatttttctaaagcaagttcatttcccttttaaactaacttgtagttattattatgcttaacaaatttaccacacaaatgcatgagactagacctacgtttggttcaagtttcgtcgaattgtgagaacgttgaaaatttagctattttgcacggttttattaaagcaagttcgtttcccttttacactgacttgtagttattattacgcttagcaaatttaccacacaaatgcatgggtcaagaccGACGTTTGGTtcgagtttcgtggaattctgagaacattcaaaatttagttgttttgcatggttttagtaaagaaagttcgtttcccttatacactaacttttatttattattacgctttgcaaatttacgacacaaatacatgggtgtagaccaacgtttggatcaagtttcgttgaattctaagaacattcaaaatttagctgttttgcacggttttattaatgcaagttctttttccttttacaccaACTTCTTGTTAttagtacgcttagcaaatttagcacacaaatgcatgggcctacgtttgggtcaatttcgtggaattctgagaacgttcaaaatttaactgttttggtcgtttttattaaagcaagttcgtctcccttttacacaaacttgtagttattattacgctttctgaatttaccacacaattgcatgagtttagacctacgtttgggtcaagtttcgtgcaattttaagaacgttcaaaatttagttgttttgcacggctttattaaagcaaattcgtttcacgtttacactaacttgtagttattattaagcttagcaaatttactacacaaatagATGGggctagaccaacgtttgggtcaagtttccgtggaatctatgaacgttcaatatttaggctgttttgaacggtttattaaagcaagttcgtttccatttNNNNNNNNNNNNNNNNNNNNNNNNNNNNNNNNNNNNNNNNNNNNNNNNNNNNNNNNNNNNNNNNNNNNNNNNNNNNNNNNNNNNNNNNNNNNNNNNNNNNNNNNNNNNNNNNNNNNNNNNNNNNNNNNNNNNNNNNNNNNNNNNtacgcttagcaaatttaccacacaaatgcatgggtcaagacctacgtttggttcgagtttcgtggaattctgagaacattcaaaatttagctgttttgcatggttttagtaaagcaagttcgtttcccttatacactagcttttatttattattacgctttgcaaatttacgacacaaacgcatgggtgtagaccaacgtttgggtcaagtttcgtggaattctaagaacgttcaaaatttagctgttttgcacggttttactaaacCAAATTCGTTTCacgtttacactaacttgtagttattattacgcttagcaaatttactacacaaatacatgggactagaccaacgtttgggtgaagtttcgtggaattctatgaacgttcaatatttagctgctttgaacggtttattaaaacaagttcatTTCCAtttatacactaacttgtaattattattacacttagcaaatttaccacacaaatgcatgggtctagaccaacatttgggtcaagtttcgtggaattctgagaacgtttaaaactaagcagttttgcacgatttttctaaagcaagttcgtttcccttttaaactaacttgtagttattattatgcttaacaaatttaccacacaaatgcatgagactagaccaacgtttggttcaagtttcgtcgaattttgagaacgttgaaaatttagctgttttgcacggttttattaaagcaagttcgtttcccttttacactgacttgtagttattattacgcttagcaaatttaccacacaaatgcatgggtcaagacctacgtttggttcgagtttcgtggaattctgagaacattcaaaatttagctgttttgcatggttttagtaaagcaagttcgtttcccttatacactaacttttatttattattacgctttgtgaatttacgacacaaatgcatgggtgtagaccaacgtttggatcaagtttcattgaattctaggaacattcaaaatttagctgttttgcacggttttattaaagcaagttctttttccttttacaccaACTTCTTGTTAttagtacgcttagcaaatttaccacacaaatgcatgggcctacgtttgggtcaatttcgtggaattctgagaaagttcaaaatttaactgttttgatcgtttttattaaagcaagttcgtctcccttttacacaaaaatgtagttattattacgctttccgaatttaccacacaattgcatgagtttagacctatgtttgggtcaagtttcgtgcaattctaagaacgttcaaaatttagctgttttgaacggCTTCATTAAAGCAAATTCCTTTCacgtttacactaacttgtagttattattaagcttagcaaatttactacacaaatagatgggactagaccaacatttgggtcaagtttccgtGGAAtcctatgaacgttcaatacttagctgttttgcacggtttattaaagcaagttcgtttctttttttacaataacttgaaattattattacacttagcaaatttcccacacaaatgcatgggtctagacctacatttgggtcaagtttcgcggaattctgagaacgtttaaaactaagcagttttgcacgatttttttaaagcaagttcgtttcccttttaccctaacttgtagttattattatgcttagcaaatttaccacacaaatgcatgggactagacctacgtttggttcaagtttcgtcgaattttgagaacgttgaaaatttagctgttttgcacggttttattaaagcaagttcgttttccttttacactgacttgtagttattattacgcttagcaaatttaccacacaaatgcatgggtcaagacctacgtttggttcgagtttcgtggaattctgagaacattcaaaatttagttgttttgcatggttttagtaaagaaagttcgtttcccttatacactaacttttatttattattacgctttgcaaatttacgacacagtATCCTAGAAAAAgatgggaaaaaaatatattatacattattGTTGTAAATATTCCAGTGGATGCTTActtttcataaaacaaaaagtggACTATGTGAAATAACAGGTGAGTCATGATGGGTTGGCATATTATTCACAATACTACATTTTATTACGAGagattgtattaattttattttataattggtggaaattcatttcttttgttttcttggggAAAGAGCACTAGGAGGTGAATAATGACAGCGTTGCATCTTATtcaaaaaactatttatatttgttaccAAGGTAGGATtgtattaattgtaatttataatcatGACAAATTTTTTCCCTTAGAAAAAAACGCAGAAGCTAATATGTACATGAttgtaaaggtaaattatgtTGACAGTTCTTCTACATAGTAACACTTTTACTATTTCATTGTCTCCATTTTAAGCAGATTTTTGATTAGAGAACGATGGTGATGTCTTAAGGTTGTGACTCATAAAGATTTTCCAAGGCAGATTGAAAAGGATACATGTTTTGATTTAGTGGATCATGCCAAAGTTAGAAGTTTTCGTGTTTAGAAGCTTAAACCATTTCACACTTTTaaggaatataaatattttcaatttattgaagTTAGGTTCTCATAATCTTAACAGTTGTTGTGTCCTTTGATAcagattgaattttatattacaattcatgttgtagtttttattCCATATCATACATACACACCTTAATATAAAGATTACTTTATCAATTTCATCTAAGGAAGGATTTTATACACATGTCGTGTATACTTGAATGTAATAGAATTTGTAACTAACAACTTCACTAGGAAATTTAATCTCCCTCTATGTCAGAGAAGAACCAATAACAAAAATCAACCTTATTAGTTCATTCAGCTATCAATTGGAActtttcttattataaaatCTGCTTGTTTAtgtatgtaattgtatttttttccctctGCGCATGATTAGCCTATGTCCAATATCATTTACTCTTATAGGAATacacttttgtttttcttgtgaaGCATGttcttttttggtaattttatccatttaacgttttagttgttgttgttgttattcttGTTGTTACTTGTACTTTGTTAGAAAAATAGCTTGTTTTGTCTAGTAACTTAgtaattttaaccatttaaCATTCTACTATTCCTTAAATATccataatgtaattaaagttGTAGTTTTTTTCACTCTTTTGTCACTTTTACTATAttgggaaaataatatttttcgtatCGTAATTTAGGGTCGTTCTCATTTTTGTCCCATTGGTTATGGAATTCTCACCTTTGTCCCTGTAACTTATGAAAAGTTACAGTTTTGGTCTCATTACATCTTTCTGttagatattttaatgaaaatacgTGGTCATTGGgcctttacacttttggtcccttgGTTACATGACTCTCACTTTAGTCCGAACTTATAAATACAACACTTTTGTTCCCATACACTTAACTATGACGTAGTTTTTTCGTTAATTATCTAATGAAAAGGTGTCATGAGATGAACAGTGCTAAGTTTTGAAAGTTAGCGACCAAAAGTTATAGTTCCAATACCAATGGGACCAAAGGTGGAcaactttattttatgggaagaaaaatgttattttcccATACTTGTACTATGTTTGTATTAGCTGAAATTGAAGAGGATTGACAGGAAGAGATTGTCGGAGAATTTTGTTGCACTAGTGTACTTCCAGCGTTTCTGGCTATGGGGAAAGCTCCAAATAAAACTCATTGTCCTAATCGGCCATTGATACTCCTAGAGGAGTCCCACACCATAAACATCTTATGCTTctaaattatatcttttatcaCTTTTGCCACATCATTATGTGGTTTTTCCTAGTTGTGTTCACATTGAATTTTGTACTCCTGTTGGATCTTCTATTTAgtttccatatatattttgatgtgtataaaatattttctttgataaaattaataacataatcttTATACACGTGATAAGTAtatggaaaacaaaattgaagatgcgataaaaattataacagaaAAAGTAGTTCGAGTCGTGTTGGGTAATATATAGCATTGGCTTCTTGTGTTCTATTTACTTTTGGGTAATTGTAAGGGTATGAGTTcgacaaaattttaagattcaaACTCAAGTTCGGGTTCGACATGACAAGGAAAAACTAAGTTCAAACTCAAGGTTAttcattaagaaaatttaaaattttgattgggaagataactttaaaacattaatgtatttaagaatatttattaaacatattacacacacaaaagaaagATTTGCCTTatgtttaatcataaaaatatttttatatatatacattttttttaattaaaactagttaataaattatgaaagtataatggcaattaatattaaattgaacgtataataatatttaaatatttttactaatcgattattacaaaatataaaattttaaaaactactTCCTTAtgctaattatacaaaatagatTAGTTTAGTGAGTAAAGATGTGTAAAGATACAAATTAagttatgtaaaatatttatacataacttgctaatttacatattttattaataaaatataaaacatataaaaatattcagtatttcttggaatttttcattactATAAAGAAGATTATCTTACAAATGTTTTTTgttctgaattaattatataacaaaattgtttaataatatatatatatatatatatgtaattgaaaagataattttctaaaaataaaatcaaactgattatgaaataattaagatactgctatagcaatttaaattattattttgttaattacgtaaaataaaatagaagaagaagTAGTATTATATGTCAATGTATGCAACAgcatataaaatactaaatcatttattaatcataactttagtaaatatataagttaaattatcAGATTCTTTtatagaattcaaaaaataagatattcaCTTAACACAATTCTAatgtattttacattatagtattaaatatgtacttattttgggataattaaaCCGCCTTTTCtttaagtttggtataattatacatgaaCTCTATGTGATTtgaattacatctagtactactaattttattttcatctaataaatagttCCCcacattagtcaaaatttaccaaatgTGCTGACATTagcaaaacaaaattgaatgaaaatccatatttacctttgattgacttattactgatttattaaacgtcaaataattttttttctatttaaactgctcttatacatcttcacgcaCGTTAATaaatgtgaggaggtatatcttcacccttTGTTTTGCTAggtaaaatttgtttgacctgcaataagtagTAAGTCATTCgcggataaatataattttccattccaatatcttttactaatatataagaaaattttatgaattttgactagtagagggattaaattattggatgaaaataaaagatattgttattaaatgtaatttttcaaaatacagacagtttatgtataattatatcaaatttcaatgaaGGATTGTATATAatccaatttatataaaatgtctgtaaaactaaaaatatataaaagaattaaaaaaaagagaaaacttgCAGACAGAAACATATGTGGAAGGCGTGATTAGAGTTTGTTGATTGACTCTGCTTTTGATCTTGGTCGACACCGTTTCCACTTCGGAGTTACTTACATGGGTACTAAATTGAGGATACTTAACATTTTGAATGTCAGCCATATGATTGTATGATTGGTGGTCGCCCTCATTTCAGATTGTTATATGATAGTAAGAATTCGAATGATGAACTGCAGTTGTTTTTAGAAGTACAGCTTGCACAGGTAATTTGTGATAATTCCCAATGTATGCAGTAAATGCGCTTTGGATGCCTTTCTTTACATCATTggtcttattaaatttttgtactaTGATTAAGGATTTGTGCGCGGGCCCTCTCCCTGATAAAGAAAGTGATGACATTTTACTATTCTTTAAGCTTATGAGCCTGAGAAAGGGGAGTTAAGGTATATTTCTTGTTCCCTTGTTTCCCATGAGGTTCTAT
Encoded here:
- the LOC105179791 gene encoding pentatricopeptide repeat-containing protein At1g62720-like, producing MMQRNIFPDVVTYTTLVDGYSLVGQIDKARKLLDSMPGKGLKPSIVSYSSLINGYCKNGKVEEAWGLFLEVPRQGLDYDVVTYNTMLQGLFCAGRCADGLKLFKDMHTHQLIPDVVTYNTLLNGLCMNKQIDEAFCFLQIMEEQGVNPDKTTYSILIHGLCKDGKVEIARDLFNSLPCK